In Vibrio japonicus, one DNA window encodes the following:
- a CDS encoding 3-deoxy-D-manno-octulosonic acid kinase, whose translation MFTQKQIGNTTYWYNPSFLTEDVEAAFSVNYWKKNDAIIGSAKGRGTTWFVKGEKGEFALRHYHRGGLFGKLIKDSYWFSGLSNTRAYQELHLLQTLVQHQVNVPIPIAAKVIKSGFTYQADILVQKIANGKDLVAMLAREKLSEGMFEKIGREIRKMHDTNVNHTDLNIHNILIDNQSKVWIIDFDKCHQQEDSSWKQDNLSRLKRSFDKELGLGTIQLPDYAWKSIDNGYSKKLIGAN comes from the coding sequence AGCTGCCTTTTCTGTTAATTATTGGAAAAAAAATGACGCGATTATCGGCTCAGCCAAAGGTCGCGGAACCACTTGGTTTGTAAAAGGTGAAAAAGGCGAATTTGCATTACGTCACTATCATAGAGGCGGGCTGTTTGGGAAACTCATCAAAGACAGTTATTGGTTTAGCGGCCTAAGCAATACACGTGCATATCAAGAATTACACTTACTTCAAACGTTGGTTCAACACCAAGTCAACGTGCCCATTCCTATTGCGGCTAAAGTGATTAAATCAGGGTTCACCTACCAAGCGGATATCTTGGTGCAAAAAATCGCTAACGGGAAAGACTTGGTCGCCATGTTGGCACGAGAAAAACTCAGTGAAGGTATGTTTGAGAAGATAGGGAGAGAGATTCGCAAGATGCACGACACCAACGTGAATCATACTGACCTGAACATTCACAACATCTTAATAGACAACCAAAGCAAAGTTTGGATTATCGATTTTGACAAATGCCACCAGCAAGAAGATAGCAGCTGGAAACAAGATAACCTAAGCCGCCTAAAGCGCTCTTTTGATAAAGAGCTAGGATTAGGTACGATCCAGCTACCGGACTATGCGTGGAAATCGATTGATAATGGTTACAGTAAAAAATTAATCGGCGCAAACTAA
- a CDS encoding lipopolysaccharide biosynthesis protein — protein MKTLVFLGYKEDYEQVEIDALRRTYHVHHIEVSKFTKRLISNAFFLNKKLQHYVFKKIIQKKIATIEGIDYIFLTDSLRHIRAAKGLKFKKIVLFRNVFDGSYLHELDEFEVYSFEDNDCIKYGFKCFNVPAPSLYVIDTLELKRENDVSFVGLDKGRGELLNGIKRTLDSCDVKCNITIFQKHKALTYNEYLEAMLNTNAVLEITSGNQASSTMRIIEAIYSERKIISNNKHLLTHQMYHKDNFLIFKDLEDLANQASSFLKIPFNKHCCNADAYKAEYIYDQIINQEKGA, from the coding sequence ATGAAAACGCTTGTCTTTTTAGGGTACAAAGAAGATTACGAACAAGTCGAAATAGACGCATTACGTAGAACTTACCATGTTCATCACATCGAGGTAAGCAAGTTCACTAAGCGTCTAATATCTAATGCTTTCTTTTTAAATAAAAAGCTCCAACATTATGTATTTAAGAAAATAATACAGAAAAAAATCGCCACAATAGAAGGGATAGATTACATATTTCTAACAGACTCTTTGAGGCATATTCGCGCAGCAAAAGGGCTTAAATTCAAAAAAATAGTTCTATTTAGGAATGTGTTCGATGGCTCATATTTACACGAACTAGATGAGTTTGAAGTTTACAGCTTTGAAGATAACGACTGCATTAAGTATGGATTTAAGTGCTTCAATGTACCAGCTCCAAGCTTGTATGTAATCGATACTTTAGAGCTAAAGCGAGAAAATGACGTCTCTTTTGTCGGGTTAGACAAAGGGAGGGGAGAGTTGCTAAATGGGATAAAGCGTACCTTAGACAGCTGTGACGTGAAATGCAACATCACCATATTCCAAAAGCATAAGGCGCTAACCTACAATGAGTATTTGGAAGCCATGCTGAATACAAATGCTGTGTTAGAGATAACATCAGGTAATCAAGCCTCCAGCACAATGCGCATTATAGAGGCTATATACTCCGAAAGGAAAATTATCTCAAACAATAAACACCTACTGACACACCAAATGTACCATAAAGATAATTTCCTTATTTTTAAGGATCTGGAAGATCTTGCAAACCAAGCATCTAGCTTTCTGAAAATCCCCTTCAATAAGCACTGCTGTAACGCAGACGCCTATAAAGCTGAGTATATATATGACCAGATTATCAATCAGGAGAAAGGTGCTTAA